The Antarcticibacterium sp. 1MA-6-2 genome has a window encoding:
- a CDS encoding phage holin family protein has protein sequence MKFLIRILLTAIVVFLLARFLPGVGVTGYLTAIIVAVVLAILNLIVKPILVLFTLPVTIVTFGLFLLVINAVIILLADAFITGFNVDGFWVALIFSLLLSIVQSILFSVLPED, from the coding sequence ATGAAGTTTTTAATTCGCATTCTCCTTACTGCTATTGTAGTTTTTTTGTTGGCCAGGTTCCTTCCGGGAGTCGGTGTAACAGGATATTTAACTGCAATAATTGTAGCGGTTGTGCTGGCAATACTTAACCTGATTGTAAAACCAATTCTCGTGCTGTTCACTTTGCCCGTCACCATCGTTACCTTTGGATTATTCCTGCTTGTAATTAATGCCGTAATTATTCTTCTGGCAGATGCCTTTATAACAGGTTTTAATGTAGATGGGTTTTGGGTGGCACTAATTTTCAGTCTGTTACTGTCAATCGTCCAGTCAATCCTGTTCTCGGTTCTTCCTGAAGATTAG
- the tig gene encoding trigger factor encodes MNITRENIDDLNAIVKVDIAKEDYSGKVEKILKDYRKNANIPGFRKGHVPMGMVKKQYGKAVLVDEVNKLLQDALNKYLIEEKLDVLGNPLPKEQENFDWDQETYSFEFELGLSPQFDVTLETKEPITHYKIVAYEEMIDNQIKHIQKQYGKLVSKDVVEEGDVVAGTFTNEEEGIDSQTSLPLDSLNGKENQDKFIGAKVGDTITLNTNGLFEDDHKLMDFLKVEHDKAHGLSVDVTFTISEVNRQELADLDQELFDKLFGKDEVKSVDELKEKIKEDAAKQFRQQSDQQLLNDVTEALIENNKFDLPKEFLQKWIQTVGEKPLTEEEAKEEYEKSEQGLRFQLIEGKMIRENNLEVKFEDLKSFTTDRIKEQMAQFGQTDPEQKELDDIAARVLSNQDEVKRLSEQLMNEKLLGFYKENIKLEEKEVTYEEFVKEIYK; translated from the coding sequence ATGAATATTACCAGAGAGAATATAGATGATTTAAATGCGATAGTTAAAGTTGATATCGCGAAAGAGGACTATAGCGGCAAGGTTGAAAAGATCTTAAAAGATTATCGTAAAAATGCCAATATACCTGGGTTCAGGAAAGGCCATGTTCCTATGGGAATGGTTAAGAAACAATACGGTAAAGCCGTTTTGGTAGATGAGGTAAACAAATTATTACAGGACGCTCTCAATAAATATTTAATCGAGGAAAAGTTGGATGTACTTGGGAATCCGCTTCCAAAGGAACAGGAAAATTTTGACTGGGATCAGGAAACATACAGCTTTGAATTTGAATTGGGACTCTCTCCACAGTTTGATGTTACATTAGAAACAAAGGAGCCTATCACCCATTATAAGATCGTTGCTTATGAGGAAATGATCGATAACCAGATCAAGCATATTCAAAAGCAATATGGAAAATTGGTTTCTAAGGATGTAGTTGAAGAAGGAGATGTGGTAGCAGGTACTTTCACTAATGAAGAAGAAGGAATTGACAGTCAAACTTCACTTCCTTTAGATTCTCTGAATGGTAAAGAAAATCAGGATAAGTTTATAGGGGCGAAGGTTGGTGATACTATAACTCTTAATACTAACGGCTTGTTTGAAGATGATCACAAGTTGATGGATTTTCTTAAGGTAGAGCACGATAAAGCCCATGGCCTTAGTGTAGATGTTACCTTCACTATTTCAGAAGTAAACAGGCAGGAACTTGCAGATCTTGATCAGGAGTTGTTTGATAAGCTCTTCGGAAAAGATGAAGTAAAAAGCGTAGACGAGTTGAAGGAGAAGATCAAGGAGGATGCTGCAAAACAATTCCGCCAGCAAAGCGATCAGCAATTATTAAATGATGTGACTGAAGCGCTTATAGAAAACAACAAATTTGATCTTCCTAAAGAATTCCTTCAGAAGTGGATACAAACAGTAGGGGAAAAACCTTTGACCGAGGAAGAAGCAAAGGAAGAATATGAAAAGAGTGAACAGGGGCTTCGTTTCCAGTTGATTGAAGGAAAAATGATTAGGGAGAACAACCTGGAAGTGAAATTTGAAGATCTTAAATCTTTTACTACCGACAGGATAAAAGAGCAAATGGCCCAGTTTGGTCAAACAGATCCTGAGCAAAAGGAACTGGATGATATTGCTGCCCGCGTTCTTTCAAATCAGGATGAGGTTAAGAGATTATCAGAGCAGTTAATGAATGAAAAACTTCTTGGTTTTTACAAGGAGAATATTAAACTGGAAGAGAAGGAAGTAACTTATGAAGAGTTCGTTAAAGAGATCTATAAGTAG
- a CDS encoding alpha/beta fold hydrolase, whose product MELHSTIVGEGKPLVVLHGFLGMSDNWKTIGSKFGGEGYEVHLLDQRNHGRSPHTEEMNYSVMAEDVVQYCKTRNLENIILLGHSMGGKVAMQVAGENPSLVEKLIVVDISPKYYSPHHQTILEGLTALDNETITSRGDAEDFLSDYIKDKGTRLFLLKNLYWKTKEKLALRLNLKVLKEKIEEVGKALQSGVKYDKPSLFIKGAKSDYITAEDEDLIRLHFPNAKIVTVAGAGHWVHAENMEEFYSKVMSFI is encoded by the coding sequence ATAGAACTACATTCAACAATTGTGGGAGAAGGAAAACCGCTGGTAGTACTTCACGGGTTTTTAGGAATGAGTGATAATTGGAAAACTATAGGCAGTAAATTTGGCGGGGAAGGTTATGAGGTACATTTACTGGACCAGCGAAACCACGGAAGAAGCCCGCATACAGAAGAGATGAATTACAGTGTAATGGCAGAGGATGTGGTGCAGTACTGTAAAACCCGAAATCTTGAAAATATTATACTTCTGGGTCATTCTATGGGGGGCAAAGTAGCTATGCAGGTTGCAGGAGAAAACCCTTCACTGGTGGAAAAACTTATAGTGGTGGATATTAGTCCCAAATATTACTCCCCTCACCACCAAACAATTCTGGAAGGCTTAACTGCCCTGGATAATGAAACTATTACATCCCGGGGGGATGCAGAGGATTTTCTTTCAGATTATATAAAAGATAAAGGAACCCGACTATTTCTTCTGAAGAACCTTTACTGGAAAACAAAGGAAAAACTGGCCTTGAGGCTGAACTTAAAAGTCCTTAAAGAAAAGATAGAAGAAGTGGGAAAAGCTTTGCAATCGGGTGTAAAATATGATAAGCCAAGCCTGTTTATAAAAGGAGCTAAATCTGATTATATAACCGCTGAAGATGAGGATCTTATCCGCCTTCATTTTCCTAACGCCAAAATAGTTACAGTAGCAGGTGCAGGACATTGGGTACATGCAGAAAATATGGAAGAATTTTATAGTAAGGTTATGAGTTTCATTTAG